From the genome of Xiphophorus couchianus chromosome 15, X_couchianus-1.0, whole genome shotgun sequence:
tttttcagttttttctatcaattttatcaaacttttcaTACTCAGATAATTTCTAAATACcgaaaaatgttgacttttcaaacttatcttaatctcaaaatttctctctttttttatcgcatttatttttttttcaaactcagaagtttccacaattttttctagaatatttctgagattaatctaaatatttctgatttttctggTGGAAATGTGCTCCTTTTATTCTGCGTACAATGGCCCTAAAACGCCACTGTAAAATTCAGGGGCCTCAGTTGGActgaaatattacatatttaaaacaaaaagaaagaatattAGCTGTTTAGGTCTTGAGCTgttgtacattattttatttcaaatgttttctctaaacttcacattttactgtaaattcctaaaacatttgttgtgtGACTTTCTCAGGTATGGAGTCTGCTGGCATCCATGAAACCGCTTACAACAGCATCATGAAGTGTGACATTGACATTCGTAAGGATCTTTATGCCAACAACGTGTTGTCTGGTGGAACCACCATGTACCCTGGTATTGCCGACCGCATGCAGAAAGAAATCACCGCCTTGGCCCCAAGCACCATGAAAATCAAGGTGAGCATGACTCCGTATGGGAAGCTATAGATTGCTCTGATGTCCTTTTTGTAAAAAcctttctctcttctctccttGCAGATCATTGCTCCTCCTGAGAGGAAATATTCTGTTTGGATCGGTGGCTCCATCTTGGCGTCTCTGTCCACGTTCCAGCAGATGTGGATCAGCAAGCAGGAGTATGATGAAGCTGGCCCCTCCATCGTCCACAGGAAGTGCTTCTAAATCGCCAgtcagaaccaaaaccagaaccagaaccaacaacCAAACTGGCTTACTTTCCATAACTGTATTTCTACTGTGTTGTGATGTATATACATGTACTGTTGtaataataaatagttttttaaaatgcaatttaaggGTTTGGAGAGTTGTTttgataaaattacatttaatgcTATTCTAAGTATTTGGTGGGTTTGGTAAcaaaccattttcttttctaataagTCATTTAAAGGACTAAAAGCACAAGCCAACACAATAACAATACACTGTCAgcaatcatttattattattatttagttgGAGATTATTTTACAGATGACCAAATGGTTTGGCTGTTATGCTTTAATAACCCAAAACTGTGTCTGAAATCAAACTTTTGGaaccaaagaaaattaaacttccTAAATATTTCCCCTTcccctgaaaacaaaaaattataactaATAAGACTACTGCACCATGTGTTTACGAATAAATAATCCccttatatatttaaaacaatagtaAAGAGAGTGAAAACTGGGGAGGTTTTATCCTCAAAGCCCTCTTTTAGTTGAagaatagttgtttttttcagttgtcaTACTGAAGAGTGGGTGTAAAATGTTGCGCAAGATAAAAACTCATGTCAACTATCTTCCCTTTGTCACCTGAATGCAACACCTTCCTTCTTCTGTGTCCCAGGTGAAACTAATCAGTATAATTAGCATAAAAAAAGCCTTCTTCTATGTCTGCAGGTTCATTTTCTTAGTTATTTTCCCAGGTCAACAGAAAACTGCTGGCTGCTTTTGGATTCTTGATTTTGAAATGAAGATTACAGACGGTAACGTGATTCGATTTCACCTCCAAGCTCTTTATGGGATTTCTGTAAAGAACTTTGCGAAGAAGAAAGGGAAATTGGTGTACACTGGAGCTAAGGTGTTTGGGGTCCCTCTGGAAAACTTGCCCAGACGGTACATTCCTGAATTTGGTCTTGTACCCTGGTAAGTGAATGCAGAAAGTAAACACTGATTAGCTTGACTGAATCtagagttttgttttctatcttaGCTTTTTAGTGGAAGGTTGCTCTTTTCTGTTGGACCGTGTTGGTACTGTGGGCCTGTTCAGAAAACCAGGCTCCCTTCCTCGCGTTAAGATCCTCAGGGTAAGATTTATCCTCCATTTAAACCATATTAAATGGTCATATGCAGtactttttatctgttttctaTGTTTATAGCTGTCATGCATCAAAATGAACATTCTGTTTTGCCTGGTTTAGGAAAAATTGAATCGTGGGGACGATGCCCTGTCCACTGCTTCCCCCTATGATATCGCTACCCTCGTCAAACAGTTTTGCAGGGATCTTCCTGAGCTGCTGTTCCCTTCTGAGATTCATGCGGCCCTGCTGGAAGCGCAGGCCCTGCCCGACCTGCAGGGCAAGATGGCCGCCCTTCAGTTACTCTCCTGTTTGCTTCCAGCCAGAAACTCATCCTGCCTGCAGTATCTGTTTGACTTCCTTCACAAAATTTCTCAGAggtataaattaatattaacagAGTGGAGAATACTGGACCCATAGAcacagaaaatagtttttttttgtttttgccaagtGTCACCACTGAGGCACATTTataggaaagaaaaatgaatgaaagtatCAGTTAGCAATTTACTCTTTTGGATTTTGCAACAATTTCTCTCTAAAACGTGTTTGAACAATGACATCACAGGCTTTAAAACTGGCTAGTTTGACCCCATACAGTGACACAACAAAGAGTGACACGGTTAAAGAGcgcaaatataatttaaaagcatttacAAACATTGTTTGTTATATGTTAATTTCCTTTATGATTCATTAGTGCAGCGAAGGGAGGCCTATGATTGATACCAGAACTAATCAGAAACCTGTTTGGACAGTTTTTAGCTGGATTTGCTTGGATATTCAGCATGCTGAGTGAGATCAACATTAGCTACATCTACATTGACCATAACATTgtacaaattggaattacaaaaataaacttgcttaattgaaacatgacaattttaaaaaagctgtaTTTTGCACTAGGATGGGGTTTTTGGCTGTATTTAAAGCTAGTGTTTATCACATAACTTGCATCATGAGTtatgtgatcaacaactggatgttgcagaaaagacaaaggtgaCAGGAAATGGTAGGATGATGCTGGAGtagtgcttttttaaaaatcacatattttgtgaacaaatttattactgtcatttttaaatgctgcaACATTTTGAGTCAATTTTATTACTTCCTGattctttattttacagtgtCAGTTTGCAAAAAGACCATGTTGTTAAATCAGTTCTCTGTtggtacattttgtttttcaaagttctCTCAAACTGAGAATGAAACTAGTCAACTCTTGAGGCTTGAAAGGGAAGGCGTCATTTTACCAAAGagtttcatacattttcatgtgatcataaaaaaaatgtcttattctTTTCTCAGATGCTCTGACAACTTGATGACCAGCTCCAATCTGGCCACAGTCTTTGTCCCATGCCTCTTACCGCCGCCAAACAAAACCGAAATGTCAGAAGAGCGACTTGAACTTCGAGTTCTTGTCCTGCGCACTTTCATAGAGTTTCCTCATGTTTTTGGtaataaattaatcatattggttgaatatcattttaaaatatctttggcTGACTTTCTTCTAAATGCATCATATTTTAGGTGTGATTTCTAAAACCGTTATGGACagcatgaaatattttatgaactTTGTTCATCTGGAGGATGTGTTCaagaaaagaaaccaaaagaTGCGCAGCTTAAAGGGTAAAACACAAACGATTATTActgagaaattaaaattttacttgattaaagttgcttttttttttctcagtaaaacGATCTGAGAAGACCGTGCTCCGGATTCAGAGCAAGCCAAAGGTCAGGCCTGCAGTTTCTGATCCGACTCTTGTCTGCATAACGAGAGGCGACCCAAAGCTGAGGAGAAGCGTTGGTCTTGAAACCTTCCCCAACATCCAGCTCTTCAGGACCTGCATGCCTAATGAAGGTATGAACTATTTTAAAATGGACGCTTCTGTTCTTGTGGAAAGAATAATTAATACACATGTTTGTAGATCAAAGTTTCAGATctgcaaacaaaacttttgttaCTGCCATGGAGAGACTGCAGCACAAAAACTGGAGGAGACGTTCTTCACCAATCTAAATTTCACTAGTTGTCCCATGTCTGTCCAtctctgaaaatatttgaacagaCTTTGTTGtatcagactttttttctcttgaataaatgttgtttttatgtgactgTTCCTTTTCTGTACTTCATCTGTCAAAGACTTAACTTTCTTAGattacatattttgtcatgtttatcaACAAACTTCAGTACATTTGATGCAAAGCAGTATATTGTGaagtaaaacttttaaacaaatctgaaaagtgtcaCACATTCCCctaaaaatcagcttttagaTCCACTTCTGAGTGCAACTGAAACAAATCTTGCTAGATTTCAAGTTGCTAATTATGGATTGAACATTGCTCTGTGAAATGTTCAACTCTAAACATTGTTAAAACTTAAACATTCTTCCTGGTACTGTCCCTTTTATTACTTCACTCATTCAGAAAACCTCagtatttaaatttagtttgaattaacattttgttttgactaCCTGCATGGAATAAATAAGATGATATGGGTTTAAAGGCCTGATCAGGTCATATAGAAGCAATTTAACtatagctttttatttaaaaatatcgGCATTTTGAATTTCTCCATTATTTCtgttgaaaagttaaataatgaAATTCTACACAAAATGGCACACATCTGTTAACGACTCTGTGTGCCACCAATGAGAAAATAGGGATTCTGGTTTCCTAGCAACTGCATCTGATCCGTGAAGTGGATTCACAGCACCGGAAATGGGGAAAttctctttcaaaataaaacaccactATATAGATGGTTCCAACAAATCTGCGTTCAACAAGAAGTTGGTGTATCAATCGTTGCAACCTGAGGGGTAACgcttaaatgttacattttcctGTATAACATCGATTTAAAGTCGTCAGGAATTCGCTTTTGCGCGAGTTACTAACAGATGTGggattaatgtattttattttgaaagaaaaactgaactcATTTTTTCATGGTGACTTACTTGATGGAGGAGAAGGCAGGTTCCTCCGTCTACGCATTcaaggtaaagaaaaacatttatcattttagtGCTTTTTTTGTGcgtttctttttcaaatgtacataaaaatgaaacttaaaacGAACAGAGCATGTGGTTGAAATGAACGTAATCTGATTATTTTGGCTATTCACGGGCTGTTTACAGAGAGTGGCGCATCATAAATGTGTATCTCCATTTTATAATTTGCTACAGTTTAGATAACAGCTTGCTGCATTCAATCTGTTATGGTtaagggtcaaagttcaggctaattatttactgattaagtaaaaacagctgtttgttGGTGGTTATGTGCCATTTGTCCAAAGATGCTCGGTGTGCTCTTCACCCCCGCAGATGACAGAAATTGGATCCTCGGCGCGGCTCTTTCTGCTCGGACTGCTGGTGTGCCTGCAGCTCGGCAGAGCTCCAGCTCACACTCCCCGCACGGCAGTGGACCAGGTGTCCGAGGCCGACATCCAGCGGCTGCTTCACGGCGTGATGGAGCAGCTGGGCATCGCTCGGCCCCGGGTGGAGTACCCTGCGCATCAGGCCACGA
Proteins encoded in this window:
- the LOC114159055 gene encoding rho GTPase-activating protein 11B, which gives rise to MKITDGNVIRFHLQALYGISVKNFAKKKGKLVYTGAKVFGVPLENLPRRYIPEFGLVPCFLVEGCSFLLDRVGTVGLFRKPGSLPRVKILREKLNRGDDALSTASPYDIATLVKQFCRDLPELLFPSEIHAALLEAQALPDLQGKMAALQLLSCLLPARNSSCLQYLFDFLHKISQRCSDNLMTSSNLATVFVPCLLPPPNKTEMSEERLELRVLVLRTFIEFPHVFGVISKTVMDSMKYFMNFVHLEDVFKKRNQKMRSLKVKRSEKTVLRIQSKPKVRPAVSDPTLVCITRGDPKLRRSVGLETFPNIQLFRTCMPNEDQSFRSANKTFVTAMERLQHKNWRRRSSPI